The region CTAAACCCAGACCAGGTCATTCCGGTATAACCAACAGGAGACCCCTTTCCATCATGTGATAGTGTATCCTGTGGTGGGCAATTGTCGCGAATAAAATAATAATCCGAATCATGCCCATGATGCTGTTCTACCTTCCATGTTTTGATAATTTTCTCCATTGCACTGATAAAGCACTGATTAAATGGACTAGTTCTTCCAGTCGATTTCCAAAATAAATAGGCAAGCTGTATTGGATAACATAATGAATCCACTTCATATTTACGTTCCCATTCCAAAGGGGTCATCGCTGTTTCATCATCATGATAGTGATTCCCATTCGATTCTTGATTAAATGCATTGGCATAGGGGTCATGGTTGATATATAACATATGCCGCTGAATTACCCCTTCAATGATATCAGCCATATACTCATCCTCTTCTGCCAAGATTAAATATGGTCTAACCTGCGCCGCTGAATCACGCAACCACATGGCCGGAATATCTCCTGTAATGACGAATATTGTTCCATCGTCCTGCGGCTTTAGCGTTGTTTCATACGTATTAGCAAAACAATTCGCAAACATAGACTGAACCTTGGGTTCATCTGCATAAACCTTATCTATCCTCTCTATCAATTGCTTCATGGATCCGGGTAACTCATTACGCATGTAAGCTACACTCCCTTTATCTGTAAAAGCGTATGCGCAATTGCCATCAAACAGCAAACTGCGCCCACAATATTATTATTTTTTCAATCCAATGGTTGTAATCTCATATTTCTTCACCGGTAGTTTTACGCCCTCATTCACTTCCCAAATTGGCATCCTTTTTTCTTCGATAATATTACTTTGGTAAACTTCCTGGATACCATTCGGGACACGTAAATCAAGTATTGTTTCCCTATCCGTGATGTTGAACCAACGTAACATAACATCCGTAGATGACAAAGCAACCTTCATGGATGAAAAGACTAATCTATTTGAGATAATGTTTTGTTCGATAAACGAATAGACTGGTGGCACATCTGCTTTTTGTATGTTTACTTGCTTTACGGACCATGGTACCTGATACTGATAGGCATCCTGATAAGATTTTAACCTTGATTCCTTCCCTTGGTGCGGAATAATTTTAAATGAGACTGTATGATCACCCAAACACTGGGCCTCTGGAGTTGGGAAGTACCCCCAATCGCCGAGTTCTCCAACTGATCGCAACAACGTTAGTGCAATTGTCTGCCGTCCATCTCGTAACAGTTCATATTCTGTCAATCCGTGATTGGCTATCGTTAATCCTGCCGTTTCATCTCCTGCATCAACAAATGCCTGTTGATGTTGCGAATAATCCGGGTTTGTCCAGCCATCTGCGGGCACATTCGTCCGGTTTGCTACTTCAAAAACGGAATCAGCAGCATGTGTAGAGCTGCTTAGATCCGTAGGAAACAACACGCGAAGTCGGTGATCCTTTGACCGATTATAAAAACTTGTTTCCACCTCCACACCATTGCTATCCCTAGTTAAAGTAACCATTGTGGTTATCCGAAATGGTATTTTTTCAGTTGAGCGTTCTGCTTTTCTTTCTGTAAACACGACAAGCTCTTGCTGTTCCTGCTCCAGTAATGGTGTAGCACTTGCTGGAAGCTCCCAATCATGAGAAATCTGATAAGTCGCCTGGAATGATGTGTTTGTAACAAGTTTAACCTTGGCTGAAACATGCTTTGTTGTTAACGCAGTATCATTGGTTGGTTGTTTGTACATATATTCATTCCCGATATCTCCAGTATCTTCATATACACATATATCGTGATAGACATGTCCATTCACTTTATCCGTTAAAATAAGAGATCCATTATCTTCTATCTGCACATGTACATGATCATTTTCCATTACCTTATCACCCGTAATAAGTGTTTGACCAAGTTCTGCACGGCTATCAGTCCCCGTAATACAGGCATAAGTTTTCAGCCCTAATGCCGGTACATCCTTTGCCTGAAAGGTAATCTTTATTCTTCGTGACATATATGGTTGACGGAAACGATCCTTAGGTAAATCATAGTCAAATTGGATCCCTAAATCTTCTACCTGACAATCAAAGGTATTACCTTCAGCATCAACAATTACTTTATCTCCCAAAGGAAACGTTTTTAACTGGTCTTTTATAACCCCGGCAGCAAAATATTCCCGTTTTACATCGAGTACAACACTGATAATGCCAGTGCGATTCTGCCCCGTTGTATTAAATACGGTAAATGGCAGTGTGTCTTTCCCATATTTTTCAAAAATAGTTGTATCCACATGTGCTTGGATGTATGAAAGACTATCGTCCACAAGTGATTGCGTAACATCCTTACTTTTGGCAAAGCGTGTTACCATTTCCCGATGAACTTCATCAACACTACAGCCACATATACTATCATGTGGATGGTTTTGCATTAACGTTTTCCAAGCATATTCAAATAAATCCCGGTCATAATCAGCACCAAGCATATAGGCAAATGTTGCTAAAGGTTCAGCCACTTTTTCTAAAAGCGTTTCACCTAAGTAGTTCATTTGTTTCAAATACAACCTGGAAGATGCGGTGTTCACCAGTGTTCCCCATCCATCTGTTTGTTGACTACGCAGTTCTCCATCAATTGTTTTTAGATCGTCGGGTAAACTAGATTTCAAATCATTTACATAAGCATTAAAATTTGAGTGAACAAACGTAATTTCTGGAAATAACCTTTCTGCCGTTTGAATTGCTTCCGGCAGATCTGTTTGGATTGGCTGATGATCACAACCATTCATCATTAGCATGTTTGGTGTTGCTGCATATTTTTCCATGGAGGCTAACCGATCATCCCAATAAATCTTCGCTTCTTTGGTATTTACCGGTATTTCATTTCCGTTGCAATACCAATTCGCAAATAGCATACCAAGTACTGTTGATCCATCTGGGGAACGCCAGACCATTTCTGAATATGGGGTCTCAAAAACATCTGTATCGGCAACCATGTTATTAAATCCCGTCGGCTTAACCCCTCGGCCAAAGACCGCATGGCCGATTCCCGCCTGACGTAAAATTTGCGGAGCTTGACCAATATTACCGAACGAATCAGGAAAATATCCAACCTTCGCCAAACTGCCCCATGCTTTGGCATCTTTCATGCCATATTGGAGATTACGGATATTTACTTCCCCACTTGTTAAAAACTCATCCTGTAATATATACCATGGTCCAATTTGCAATCTACCGTCATTAATCAATTGTTGTACTTTGTCACGCATCTCCGGGCGTACTTGCAAATAGTCATCAAGTATAATCGTTTGCCCATCCAGGTGGAAACTTCTATAGTCTAATTGCTGCTCCAGTGTCTCTATCAATTGATCCATTAATTTGATCAATCCAACATGGTGCTTCTCATATGGTAAATACCATTCCCGATCCCAGTGCGTATGGGAAATAATGTGAACCGTTTTTTTATTGCTCATTGCTAATCCTCCTAACCATTTATGTCGTTTCAAACCATAAGGACGCGGCACCAATGACTCCGGCATTCTGCTCCAATTCTGCTGGAACAATTTTTGTCTTACG is a window of Lentibacillus daqui DNA encoding:
- a CDS encoding alpha-mannosidase, with the protein product MSNKKTVHIISHTHWDREWYLPYEKHHVGLIKLMDQLIETLEQQLDYRSFHLDGQTIILDDYLQVRPEMRDKVQQLINDGRLQIGPWYILQDEFLTSGEVNIRNLQYGMKDAKAWGSLAKVGYFPDSFGNIGQAPQILRQAGIGHAVFGRGVKPTGFNNMVADTDVFETPYSEMVWRSPDGSTVLGMLFANWYCNGNEIPVNTKEAKIYWDDRLASMEKYAATPNMLMMNGCDHQPIQTDLPEAIQTAERLFPEITFVHSNFNAYVNDLKSSLPDDLKTIDGELRSQQTDGWGTLVNTASSRLYLKQMNYLGETLLEKVAEPLATFAYMLGADYDRDLFEYAWKTLMQNHPHDSICGCSVDEVHREMVTRFAKSKDVTQSLVDDSLSYIQAHVDTTIFEKYGKDTLPFTVFNTTGQNRTGIISVVLDVKREYFAAGVIKDQLKTFPLGDKVIVDAEGNTFDCQVEDLGIQFDYDLPKDRFRQPYMSRRIKITFQAKDVPALGLKTYACITGTDSRAELGQTLITGDKVMENDHVHVQIEDNGSLILTDKVNGHVYHDICVYEDTGDIGNEYMYKQPTNDTALTTKHVSAKVKLVTNTSFQATYQISHDWELPASATPLLEQEQQELVVFTERKAERSTEKIPFRITTMVTLTRDSNGVEVETSFYNRSKDHRLRVLFPTDLSSSTHAADSVFEVANRTNVPADGWTNPDYSQHQQAFVDAGDETAGLTIANHGLTEYELLRDGRQTIALTLLRSVGELGDWGYFPTPEAQCLGDHTVSFKIIPHQGKESRLKSYQDAYQYQVPWSVKQVNIQKADVPPVYSFIEQNIISNRLVFSSMKVALSSTDVMLRWFNITDRETILDLRVPNGIQEVYQSNIIEEKRMPIWEVNEGVKLPVKKYEITTIGLKK